The Carassius carassius chromosome 5, fCarCar2.1, whole genome shotgun sequence DNA window ACCAGTATCTGGCCCAGTGGCACTACGCGAGGATCTCCAGAAGATCATTACCAGCAGCAGTAGCAGCAGCAGAGGCAGCGCACAGCAGCTACCAGCTGCCCCTCAGCAGCAGAGGTGTTCATCAGCCATAGCCTGCTCGTGACCGCACACTAATCAACAAAACGCCGCAAACACCAGGCATACACCTTATCAAAACTGTTCAATGTTTTCGATGCCAGAGACCCTATGAAAATGTTATGTAACTTACAAATGTATTTGCTGTAGTTTATGAATGACTGTATTTGAAACCATAAATATTGCAAAGACTATTTTACAagataaaaaaagagaatattttGTATTTGGAACAACTCTAAAACCTATTTCcaaataataaattatgaaacaaattgCTTCGTATAACCATTGGCAGTTTTTGTTGTCTGCCCAATACAGTACTATTAGCCtactacttataataataataataataataataataatgataatattatacATTGTGTAGGCCTATCATCATAATTATAAACAGACTGGTTTATaggacaaatatttaataaatatttattgcgTTTTGTCTTGCAAATCTgcttaatttcacattttaaaataagacaaatagTTCCTTGTGATTTATTCCATTAAAGAAAGATAACTGCTCATTAGTAGTCTACACAATAGATCAATGCTCTAAGAATTCTATATGATCCTGTAAAACTATACTTAATTATCGGAGAATGTTTATTTGAGGGTCCtttctgattgtttttttttttccattttctttatatttttttctttcagctgcacttcaaatgtatttgtttctGTCTTTTTAAAGAGCCAGATATAGAACCTAATCTGTGGCTGATGGTGAATCCCAGTTTGGCCTGCCCCATAAAGTACCCTAGTAATTACCCCAAAGCCCCAACACCCCCAAAACCAACACCGCAGTCAGCGCTGCCAAGAACCACAACACCTGTTCTGGAACACAGTTTGCACCCAGCGGTACTGCCTGATGAGACTGGTGTGAATGAGTCCATGCACGAAACCTCCCTCTCCAGCGAGTATCAGGTATGAGAACAGCTGCATTGCGTACTCCGCTTGTTTGATACCTTGATATTATGTCATGCAAAAATTCTAGATATCTGATGCATCTCCACCTTGTTCCAGTTCACAGACGAAGATGACGCTTCTTCTGTAGACGTACCTGTTTGTCGTAAGGTAAAGGGTGTGCGGAAGGGGAGGACACCCAAAGCGTCCACTCGCAAACTGGGTCTGACACAGAACAGAAGGCTTCAGAGAGCCCTGCAGGACAGTCTCAACCTGAAGAACGGCGGGTGGCCTCGGCCTCCTGTTAACTACTGCATCCTCATCGCAATGGCGCTCAGCAGCAGCCGTAACGGCAGTCTTAACGTACAGCAGATCTATaacttcaccaggtctctcttaTATACTtaatgaagtgaacaaacactGACCGTACATTCTTAAATTCATTCTAAAAATAAAGCTTCCACAAAGTTGCTTTTGCAACAGTGACATAGAATAACAATAATTTTTGgctccccaaagaacctttcacaACCTTAAGGTGCTTAATGGgttcttcacagtgatgccatagaaccatttttggttccacaaagaaccattcagtcaaaggttctttaaagaaccatctttctcttacctttttataatctgaagaaccttcttctGCTGCTACTTCtgctttatggaaccatttagacaaaaaaggtctttctatggcattgtgaagcacttttatttttaagagcgttTAGTGAAAAGTTAGTTTTAAAAAAGGGTTCTTTTAAGAACAttttccacaaagaaccttttgtagaatgcaaagattccatggatgttaaaggttcctcATGGACTAAAGATggccataaagaacctttactaATGAATGATTTATCACGGCTTCACTCACTGTCTTTCTAACATGCACAAATATCCCAAATTATGAAATTTGTTATTCATTATTccattttctttctgtctttctagaGAGCACTTCCCCTTTTTCATTACAGCTCCAGATGGGTGGAAAAACACAATCCGCCATAATCTGTGTTTCAGCAACAGTTTTAAAAAGACCCCGC harbors:
- the foxr1 gene encoding forkhead box protein R1; this translates as MYLQLQSKSRFLDLHLTSGLHDWDMNEEIKLTTTTDQFYHDDKRTDQYLAQWHYARISRRSLPAAVAAAEAAHSSYQLPLSSREPDIEPNLWLMVNPSLACPIKYPSNYPKAPTPPKPTPQSALPRTTTPVLEHSLHPAVLPDETGVNESMHETSLSSEYQFTDEDDASSVDVPVCRKVKGVRKGRTPKASTRKLGLTQNRRLQRALQDSLNLKNGGWPRPPVNYCILIAMALSSSRNGSLNVQQIYNFTREHFPFFITAPDGWKNTIRHNLCFSNSFKKTPQQVSGDGKRKSCLWHLTLDGRQRLRDEINTLTGDSFRMLKRSMNYPDMIQALLVL